Proteins encoded together in one Bacteroides zoogleoformans window:
- a CDS encoding winged helix-turn-helix domain-containing protein — MNKREIGLNAGRIWYLLSDNAKWRYETLKERSELGDRELGAALGWLAREDKIEIHLEGDDLYVSLGINVYIG; from the coding sequence ATGAACAAAAGGGAAATTGGGCTTAATGCAGGAAGAATTTGGTATTTGCTTAGCGATAATGCCAAATGGAGGTATGAGACCTTGAAAGAGAGATCCGAATTGGGTGATAGAGAACTTGGAGCCGCCTTAGGATGGTTGGCTCGCGAGGATAAGATTGAAATTCACCTTGAAGGAGATGATCTCTATGTTTCATTGGGAATAAATGTTTATATCGGATAA
- a CDS encoding HD domain-containing protein codes for MSYKRKIINDPVFGFINIPKGLLYDLIRHPLLQRLNRIRQVGLSSVVYPGAQHTRFQHSLGAYYLMSEAIQQLTAKGNFIFDSEAEAVEAAILMHDIGHGPFSHVLEDTIVRGVSHEDISLMLMERINKEMNGQLTLAIQIFKDEYPKRFLHQLVSGQLDMDRLDYLRRDSFYTGVTEGNIGSARIIKMLDVKDDHLVIESKGIYSIENFLTARRLMYWQVYLHKTSVAYERMLISTLLRAKELAGRREELFASPALRFFLYNDINREIFYSNPECLEHFIRLDDNDIWTALKVWSDHPDKVLSTLSTGMINRNIFKVEISTEPFSEERKKELTLQISEQLDISLAEASYFISTPSIEKNMYDEADDSIDILYNDGSIKNIAEASDMLNISLLSKKVKKHYLCYQRLHRQV; via the coding sequence ATGTCCTACAAAAGGAAAATCATCAACGACCCGGTCTTCGGGTTCATCAACATACCCAAGGGACTGCTCTATGACCTCATCCGGCATCCCCTTCTACAGCGTTTAAACCGCATCAGACAAGTAGGTTTGTCGTCTGTGGTATACCCCGGCGCACAACACACACGCTTTCAGCACTCATTGGGAGCGTATTATCTGATGAGCGAAGCCATCCAACAGCTCACTGCCAAAGGCAACTTCATTTTCGATAGTGAGGCCGAAGCCGTAGAAGCAGCAATTCTGATGCACGACATCGGGCATGGACCTTTCTCTCATGTGCTGGAGGACACCATTGTGCGTGGTGTGTCACACGAAGACATATCGCTGATGCTGATGGAACGCATCAACAAAGAGATGAACGGACAGCTGACGCTTGCCATCCAAATCTTCAAAGACGAATATCCCAAACGCTTCTTGCATCAACTGGTGAGCGGGCAGCTTGACATGGACCGCCTCGACTACCTCCGCCGCGACAGTTTCTATACCGGAGTGACGGAAGGGAATATAGGTTCCGCACGTATCATCAAGATGCTTGATGTAAAGGACGACCACCTCGTGATCGAGTCCAAAGGCATTTACTCCATCGAGAATTTCCTCACCGCACGCCGTCTGATGTATTGGCAAGTCTATTTGCACAAAACATCCGTGGCCTACGAGAGAATGCTTATCAGCACCCTGTTGCGCGCCAAAGAGCTTGCCGGCCGGAGAGAAGAGTTATTTGCCTCGCCCGCATTGCGATTCTTTCTCTACAATGACATCAACCGAGAGATATTCTACAGCAACCCGGAATGCCTGGAGCATTTCATCCGACTGGACGACAACGACATCTGGACAGCTCTCAAAGTCTGGAGCGACCATCCGGACAAGGTGCTATCTACTTTGAGCACCGGCATGATTAACCGCAACATCTTCAAGGTAGAGATTTCTACCGAGCCTTTCAGCGAGGAGCGGAAAAAAGAACTGACTTTGCAAATCAGCGAACAATTGGACATCTCCCTCGCCGAAGCAAGCTATTTCATTTCTACCCCCAGCATTGAGAAGAATATGTATGACGAGGCAGACGACAGTATTGACATACTCTATAATGACGGCAGCATCAAAAACATTGCCGAAGCATCGGATATGCTCAATATCTCCCTCCTGTCCAAGAAAGTAAAAAAACACTACCTATGCTATCAACGTTTGCATAGACAAGTATAA
- the lpxD gene encoding UDP-3-O-(3-hydroxymyristoyl)glucosamine N-acyltransferase has translation MEFSAKQIATFIQGEIIGNENVTVHTFAKIEEGIPGAISFLSNPKYTSYIYETQSSIVLVNKDFTPEQEVKATLIKVDNAYESLAKLLNLYEQSKPKQTGISPLAFVAESAKIGKDVYVAPFACIGEHAEVGDNTAIHPHVTIGSGAKVGSNCIIYANATIYHDCRVGNHCILHAGCVIGADGFGFAPTPEGYEKIPQIGITILEDNVEVGANTCIDRATMGATIVHSGVKLDNLIQIAHNDEIGSHTVMAAQVGVAGSSKVGEWCMIGGQVGIAGHIHIGNQVNLGAQSGVPGNIKDGSQLIGTPPMELKPYFKSAAIFRKLPDMYAELNTLRKELNELKQQINK, from the coding sequence ATGGAGTTTTCGGCTAAACAAATCGCTACATTTATCCAAGGAGAAATTATCGGGAACGAGAATGTCACCGTTCATACCTTTGCGAAAATCGAAGAGGGAATACCGGGGGCCATTTCATTCTTATCCAATCCCAAATATACCTCCTACATATATGAAACCCAATCAAGCATTGTTCTGGTAAACAAGGATTTCACCCCGGAACAAGAAGTAAAAGCAACGCTGATTAAAGTAGACAACGCCTATGAAAGCCTTGCCAAGCTACTCAACCTTTACGAGCAAAGCAAACCGAAACAGACAGGAATCAGTCCTTTGGCTTTTGTTGCCGAGAGTGCAAAGATAGGAAAGGATGTTTATGTGGCTCCTTTCGCCTGCATCGGCGAACATGCAGAAGTGGGCGACAATACTGCCATTCATCCGCACGTCACCATCGGCAGCGGCGCAAAGGTAGGCAGCAATTGCATCATTTATGCCAATGCAACCATATATCACGACTGCCGCGTAGGCAATCATTGCATCCTGCATGCCGGTTGTGTGATCGGTGCAGACGGATTCGGTTTTGCCCCGACTCCCGAAGGATATGAGAAGATTCCCCAAATCGGCATCACCATTCTGGAAGACAATGTGGAAGTAGGTGCAAACACATGTATAGACAGGGCCACCATGGGCGCCACCATTGTACATAGCGGTGTAAAGCTGGACAATTTAATCCAGATAGCACACAACGATGAAATAGGCTCACACACGGTAATGGCCGCACAGGTAGGCGTTGCCGGATCCTCAAAAGTGGGAGAATGGTGTATGATAGGTGGTCAAGTAGGCATTGCAGGTCATATCCACATAGGAAACCAAGTAAACCTTGGCGCACAATCAGGTGTTCCCGGCAACATCAAGGACGGCAGCCAACTGATTGGTACACCTCCGATGGAGCTGAAGCCTTATTTCAAATCAGCAGCCATTTTCCGCAAGCTGCCGGACATGTATGCGGAACTGAATACGCTCCGCAAGGAATTGAACGAACTTAAACAACAAATAAACAAGTAA
- a CDS encoding bifunctional UDP-3-O-[3-hydroxymyristoyl] N-acetylglucosamine deacetylase/3-hydroxyacyl-ACP dehydratase, whose product MLKQKTLKESFSLSGKGLHTGLDLTVTFNPAPDNHGYKIQRIDIEGQPIIDAVADNVTETTRGTVLSKNGIKISTIEHGMAALYALGIDNCLIQVNGPEFPILDGSAQDYVNEIERVGIIEQNAVKDFYIIKSKIEFRDETTGSSIIVLPDENFSLNVLVSYDSTIIPNQFATLEDMVRFKDEIAASRTFVFVREIEPLLQAGLIKGGDLDNAIVIYEREMSQENYDKLADIMGVPHMDAKQLGYINHKPLVWPNECARHKLLDVIGDLALIGKPIKGRIIATRPGHTINNKFARQMRKEIRLHDIQAPAYDCNREPIMDVNRIRELLPHRYPMQLVDKVIEIGANYIVGIKNVTSNEPFFQGHFPQEPVMPGVLQIEAMAQTGGLLVLNSVDDPDSYSTYFMKIDGVKFRQKVVPGDTLIFRVELMAPIRRGVSTMKGYIFVGEKVVCEAEFMAQIVKNK is encoded by the coding sequence ATGTTAAAACAAAAGACTCTAAAAGAAAGCTTTTCGCTCAGCGGAAAAGGTCTTCATACGGGACTTGACCTAACCGTTACTTTCAATCCGGCTCCAGATAACCACGGATATAAGATTCAACGCATCGACATCGAAGGACAGCCCATCATAGATGCCGTTGCCGACAATGTGACCGAAACCACCCGTGGCACCGTACTTTCCAAGAACGGAATCAAAATCAGTACGATAGAGCACGGTATGGCAGCCCTTTATGCATTGGGTATAGATAACTGTTTGATACAAGTAAACGGACCGGAATTTCCCATTTTGGACGGAAGTGCCCAAGATTACGTCAACGAGATAGAACGGGTAGGCATCATCGAACAGAATGCCGTCAAAGATTTCTATATCATCAAGTCCAAGATTGAATTCCGAGATGAAACGACCGGTTCATCCATCATAGTATTGCCGGATGAGAATTTCAGTCTGAACGTATTGGTATCATACGATTCGACCATTATCCCCAACCAGTTCGCCACTCTGGAGGACATGGTCAGGTTCAAGGACGAAATAGCAGCCAGCCGGACATTCGTTTTCGTGCGCGAAATCGAGCCGCTGTTGCAAGCCGGCCTCATCAAAGGCGGTGATTTGGACAATGCCATTGTGATTTACGAGCGTGAAATGTCGCAGGAGAACTACGACAAGCTGGCAGACATTATGGGCGTACCTCACATGGATGCCAAACAATTGGGCTACATCAACCACAAACCGTTGGTATGGCCTAACGAATGTGCCCGCCATAAACTGCTCGACGTAATCGGCGACTTAGCCTTGATAGGCAAACCCATCAAGGGACGTATCATCGCTACCCGGCCGGGCCACACCATCAACAATAAGTTTGCCCGTCAAATGCGTAAGGAAATCCGCCTGCACGACATTCAAGCCCCTGCCTACGACTGCAACCGCGAACCAATCATGGACGTAAACCGCATTCGCGAACTTCTGCCCCATCGCTATCCGATGCAATTGGTGGACAAAGTAATCGAAATAGGGGCCAATTACATCGTGGGTATCAAGAATGTAACCTCCAACGAGCCTTTCTTCCAAGGGCACTTCCCGCAAGAGCCCGTGATGCCCGGTGTATTGCAGATAGAGGCCATGGCGCAAACAGGCGGCCTGCTGGTATTGAACTCCGTAGACGATCCGGATAGCTATTCTACCTACTTCATGAAAATAGACGGTGTAAAGTTCCGTCAGAAAGTAGTGCCGGGCGATACACTGATTTTCCGCGTAGAGCTGATGGCTCCCATACGACGTGGAGTTTCAACCATGAAAGGTTATATATTCGTAGGCGAGAAAGTGGTCTGCGAAGCTGAATTCATGGCACAAATAGTCAAGAACAAGTAA
- the lpxA gene encoding acyl-ACP--UDP-N-acetylglucosamine O-acyltransferase — MISPLAYIHPEAKIGENVEIAPFVFIDKNVEIGDNNKIMANASILYGARIGNGNTIFPGAVISAIPQDLKFRGEESTAEIGDNNLIRENVTINRGTAAKGKTVIGNNNLLMESVHVAHDAIVGNNCIIGNATKMAGEIVIDDNSIISASVLMHQFCRVGGYGMVQGGCRFSKDIPPYIIAGREPICYAGINVVGLRRRGFSNETIENIHNAYRIIYQSGLNNTNALKKIESEMEMTPEISYIVNFIRESNRGIIPAGK; from the coding sequence ATGATAAGTCCTTTAGCTTATATTCATCCCGAAGCGAAAATCGGTGAAAACGTAGAGATTGCTCCTTTTGTTTTCATAGACAAGAATGTGGAAATCGGCGATAATAATAAAATTATGGCGAATGCCAGCATTCTGTACGGTGCGCGCATCGGCAACGGGAACACCATTTTTCCGGGCGCCGTTATCAGTGCCATCCCCCAAGACCTGAAGTTCAGAGGAGAAGAAAGTACTGCCGAAATCGGCGACAACAACCTTATACGTGAAAATGTAACCATCAATCGCGGCACGGCCGCTAAAGGCAAGACGGTTATAGGCAACAACAACCTGCTGATGGAAAGTGTACACGTAGCCCACGATGCTATCGTCGGCAATAATTGCATCATCGGAAATGCCACTAAAATGGCCGGTGAAATTGTCATCGATGACAACTCCATCATCAGCGCAAGCGTACTGATGCACCAGTTTTGCCGCGTAGGCGGGTATGGGATGGTGCAAGGAGGCTGTCGCTTCAGTAAAGATATTCCGCCCTACATCATCGCCGGACGAGAGCCTATCTGCTATGCCGGAATCAATGTCGTAGGGCTGCGCCGTCGCGGTTTCTCCAACGAAACGATAGAGAACATCCACAATGCCTATCGCATCATCTATCAAAGCGGACTGAACAACACCAACGCTCTGAAAAAGATTGAAAGTGAAATGGAGATGACACCTGAAATAAGCTATATTGTGAATTTCATACGCGAATCGAACCGCGGCATTATCCCCGCCGGCAAATAA
- a CDS encoding IS1096 element passenger TnpR family protein — translation MIYRFTIISDEVDDFVREIQIDPETTFYDFHKAILQSTGYADDQMTSFFICDDDWEKEKEVTLEEMYDNPEIDSWVMKDTPLNELIEDEKQKLLYVFDYMTERCFFIELSEIITGKDMKGAKCTKKSGEAPKQTVDFEEMAANAGSLDLGENFYGDQDFDMEDFDKDGFSGFDDSASDTSYEEERY, via the coding sequence ATGATCTACAGATTTACAATCATCTCGGACGAGGTGGACGATTTTGTCAGAGAAATACAGATAGACCCGGAAACCACTTTCTACGACTTTCACAAGGCTATCTTACAATCGACAGGCTATGCCGATGATCAAATGACTTCTTTCTTCATCTGCGACGATGACTGGGAAAAAGAAAAAGAAGTCACGCTGGAAGAAATGTATGACAATCCGGAAATAGACAGCTGGGTGATGAAAGATACCCCGCTCAACGAACTGATTGAGGACGAAAAGCAAAAGCTGTTGTATGTATTCGACTACATGACGGAACGCTGTTTCTTCATTGAACTTTCCGAAATCATCACCGGTAAAGACATGAAAGGGGCCAAATGTACCAAGAAATCGGGCGAAGCTCCCAAGCAGACCGTTGACTTTGAAGAGATGGCCGCAAACGCAGGTTCACTCGATTTGGGCGAAAACTTCTACGGAGACCAGGATTTTGACATGGAAGACTTCGATAAAGACGGATTCAGCGGTTTTGATGACAGTGCTTCGGATACTTCGTACGAAGAAGAGAGATATTAA
- the miaA gene encoding tRNA (adenosine(37)-N6)-dimethylallyltransferase MiaA, protein MHTLIVLIGPTGVGKTELSLRLAEQLNTCIISADSRQLYADLKIGTAAPTPEQLQRVEHHFIGTLKLTDYYSAAQYETETLKILETLFTKHDTVVLTGGSMMYVDAICKGIDDIPTVDAETRRLLLHKYETEGLERLCAELKLLDPEYYKIVDLKNPKRIVHALEICYMTGKTYTSFRTQKTKERPFDIVKIGLTRNREELYDRINHRVDQMIADGLVEEARKVYPYRALNALNTVGYKEIFKYIDDEWTLPFAIEKIKQNSRIYSRKQMTWFKRDEEIRWFHPAQEAEIIEYLKSSIKTSDVLY, encoded by the coding sequence ATGCACACCCTCATCGTACTTATCGGCCCCACCGGAGTGGGAAAAACGGAACTAAGCCTTCGGCTGGCAGAACAACTGAACACTTGCATTATCTCGGCCGACTCAAGACAACTGTATGCCGACTTAAAGATAGGTACAGCCGCCCCTACCCCGGAACAGCTCCAACGGGTGGAGCATCATTTCATAGGCACTTTGAAGCTGACCGACTATTACAGCGCCGCTCAATATGAGACAGAAACTCTGAAGATCCTCGAAACCTTATTTACCAAGCATGACACCGTAGTGCTGACCGGCGGTTCGATGATGTATGTCGATGCCATCTGCAAGGGCATTGACGATATCCCCACCGTAGATGCCGAGACTCGCCGGCTACTGCTGCACAAATACGAAACTGAAGGATTAGAACGACTATGTGCGGAACTTAAGCTACTGGATCCGGAATATTATAAAATCGTAGATCTGAAGAATCCCAAACGTATAGTCCATGCCTTGGAAATCTGCTACATGACCGGAAAAACCTACACCTCCTTCCGCACACAAAAGACCAAAGAACGGCCTTTCGACATCGTCAAGATAGGTCTGACACGCAACCGTGAGGAACTTTACGACCGCATCAACCACCGTGTAGACCAAATGATAGCGGACGGACTGGTAGAAGAAGCCCGGAAAGTTTACCCTTACCGAGCACTCAATGCGCTGAATACGGTAGGTTATAAGGAAATATTCAAGTATATTGACGACGAATGGACATTACCGTTTGCCATTGAGAAAATAAAGCAGAATTCCCGCATCTATTCCCGCAAACAGATGACCTGGTTCAAACGGGATGAAGAAATCCGCTGGTTTCATCCGGCACAAGAAGCAGAAATTATCGAGTATCTCAAGTCCTCCATAAAAACCTCTGATGTCTTATACTGA
- the proS gene encoding proline--tRNA ligase gives MAVELKDLTKRSENYSQWYNELVVKADLAEQSAVRGCMVIKPYGYAIWEKMQRQLDDMFKETGHVNAYFPLLIPKSFLSREAEHVEGFAKECAVVTHYRLKNDPNGGGVVVDPAAKLEEELIIRPTSETIIWNTYKNWINSYRDLPILCNQWANVFRWEMRTRLFLRTAEFLWQEGHTAHATREEAEAEAIKMLNVYAEFAEKYMAVPVVKGVKSANERFAGALDTYTIEAMMQDGKALQSGTSHFLGQNFAKAFDVQFVNKENKMEYVWATSWGVSTRLMGALIMTHSDDNGLVLPPHLAPIQVVIVPIYKNTEMLEKIDGKVAGIVSKLKSMGISVKYDNADNKRPGFKFADYEVKGVPVRLVMGGRDLENNTMEIMRRDTLEKETRSCEGIEEYVKNLLEEIQANIYKKALDYRNSRISSADSYEEFKQKIEEGGFVLAHWDGTTETEEKIKEETKATIRCVPFDSFVSDDKEPGKCMVTGKPSACRVIFARSY, from the coding sequence ATGGCAGTAGAATTGAAAGACCTGACCAAACGTAGTGAGAATTATTCTCAATGGTACAATGAGTTGGTGGTAAAGGCCGATTTGGCAGAACAATCGGCTGTGCGCGGCTGTATGGTGATTAAGCCTTACGGATATGCAATTTGGGAGAAGATGCAGCGTCAACTGGACGATATGTTCAAGGAAACGGGACATGTCAACGCCTATTTCCCCTTGCTTATTCCGAAATCCTTCTTAAGCCGCGAGGCGGAGCATGTGGAGGGTTTTGCCAAGGAATGCGCCGTAGTGACGCACTATCGCTTGAAGAACGACCCGAATGGCGGTGGCGTGGTGGTGGATCCTGCTGCAAAGCTGGAAGAAGAACTCATTATCCGTCCCACTTCCGAGACTATTATTTGGAACACGTATAAGAATTGGATCAATTCGTATCGGGATCTGCCTATCCTATGCAATCAATGGGCCAACGTGTTCCGTTGGGAAATGCGTACGAGGCTCTTTCTCCGCACTGCCGAGTTCTTGTGGCAGGAAGGACATACCGCGCATGCCACCCGCGAAGAAGCGGAGGCCGAAGCGATAAAAATGCTGAACGTATATGCCGAGTTTGCTGAAAAGTACATGGCAGTGCCTGTGGTGAAAGGAGTGAAATCGGCCAACGAACGTTTTGCAGGTGCGCTGGATACTTATACCATCGAGGCGATGATGCAGGACGGTAAAGCCTTGCAAAGCGGCACGTCTCACTTTCTCGGACAGAACTTTGCCAAAGCGTTCGATGTACAGTTCGTAAACAAAGAGAATAAAATGGAATATGTGTGGGCCACATCATGGGGCGTTTCTACCCGTCTGATGGGTGCTCTTATCATGACTCATTCCGATGATAACGGATTGGTGTTGCCTCCGCATTTGGCTCCTATACAGGTAGTCATTGTACCTATTTATAAGAATACGGAGATGCTGGAGAAAATTGATGGAAAGGTTGCTGGTATTGTATCCAAACTGAAGTCGATGGGCATTTCCGTGAAGTATGATAATGCCGACAACAAACGTCCGGGATTCAAGTTTGCCGACTATGAAGTGAAGGGCGTGCCCGTACGTTTAGTGATGGGGGGCCGTGATTTAGAGAACAACACGATGGAAATTATGCGCCGCGACACACTGGAGAAAGAGACACGTTCCTGCGAGGGCATCGAAGAATACGTAAAGAACTTGCTCGAAGAGATTCAGGCAAACATCTACAAGAAAGCACTTGATTATCGCAATAGCCGCATCAGCAGTGCGGACAGCTACGAAGAATTCAAACAGAAGATTGAAGAAGGCGGCTTTGTATTGGCTCATTGGGATGGTACTACCGAAACGGAAGAGAAAATCAAAGAGGAAACAAAAGCCACTATTCGCTGCGTGCCGTTCGACTCCTTTGTCTCTGATGATAAGGAACCGGGCAAGTGCATGGTGACAGGTAAACCTTCGGCCTGCCGTGTGATTTTCGCACGTTCCTATTGA